One genomic region from Leptospira tipperaryensis encodes:
- a CDS encoding J domain-containing protein, translating into MNDPGFQNGFPDHYKNLGLSPLASVEKVKIRYRELAKIFHPDNRETGSSDLFQKFAHSYQILTHPTRRKEYDLQYLTRHPEILFRFRSASEGKNGTGEVSFRPREIPASRILYAGQAVELARKGLLRAGMRNKERKKYSGIFYDIRILLTSEELNVPIFAKIPLVVRVLCPDCRGSNVFCDSCGGKGTYKSFRNLNLEAEAGKLLPGKVYELDLTGLKPDGFVHFKKNRLKVKIELLEGSKK; encoded by the coding sequence ATGAATGATCCGGGGTTTCAAAACGGTTTCCCGGATCATTATAAAAATCTGGGGCTATCTCCTCTTGCTTCCGTAGAAAAGGTCAAAATACGTTATCGGGAATTGGCTAAAATTTTTCATCCCGATAACAGAGAAACCGGTTCCTCCGATCTCTTTCAGAAATTCGCTCATTCCTATCAAATTCTTACGCACCCGACTCGGAGAAAAGAATACGATCTTCAGTATCTCACGAGACATCCGGAAATTCTTTTTCGTTTTCGATCCGCGAGCGAAGGGAAGAATGGAACCGGAGAAGTTTCTTTTCGACCCAGAGAAATTCCCGCGTCGAGAATTTTATACGCGGGTCAAGCCGTTGAACTCGCGAGAAAAGGACTTCTTCGTGCGGGGATGCGGAACAAAGAAAGAAAAAAGTATTCCGGCATCTTTTACGATATTAGAATTCTCTTAACTTCCGAAGAGTTGAACGTTCCGATCTTTGCCAAGATTCCTCTGGTGGTTAGGGTTCTTTGTCCGGATTGCAGAGGGTCTAACGTGTTCTGCGATTCCTGCGGCGGAAAAGGAACTTATAAGAGTTTTCGAAATCTCAATCTGGAAGCCGAAGCCGGTAAACTTCTTCCCGGAAAAGTTTATGAATTGGATCTCACCGGACTTAAACCGGACGGTTTTGTTCATTTTAAGAAAAATCGTCTCAAAGTAAAAATTGAACTCCTGGAAGGGAGTAAAAAATAG
- a CDS encoding HNH endonuclease: MDPEEPIIWISEEELSKQRKIAKDLRKTPWWKKKKADGICHYCGKKFPPEELTMDHLIPLAKGGKSIKANLVPACKECNFAKKNKLPFEFDSGN, translated from the coding sequence ATGGACCCTGAAGAACCCATCATTTGGATCAGCGAGGAAGAACTTTCCAAACAGAGAAAGATAGCGAAGGATCTTCGTAAAACTCCTTGGTGGAAAAAGAAAAAGGCCGACGGAATCTGTCACTACTGCGGAAAAAAATTTCCTCCGGAGGAATTGACGATGGATCATCTGATTCCTCTTGCAAAAGGTGGAAAGTCGATCAAGGCCAATCTGGTTCCCGCATGCAAAGAATGTAATTTCGCTAAAAAAAATAAACTTCCTTTTGAATTCGATTCCGGGAACTAA
- a CDS encoding PTS sugar transporter subunit IIA, with product MNQLLTLLHPETVIFNLEAGNKEEVISRLLQKAVDTHQIDSENKEEILESLLAREKSMSTGIGSGVAIPHCSVNLVDELKCVMGLNQEGVDFDSIDHQPVHIFILLIVPKTKFQEHIKTLAQIAKALNVKEDREKLIRSRSFEEIQKAFSRNV from the coding sequence ATGAATCAATTGTTGACTCTTCTTCATCCAGAGACCGTCATTTTCAATTTAGAAGCCGGCAATAAAGAAGAGGTCATCTCCAGACTCTTACAAAAAGCCGTAGACACACATCAGATCGATTCCGAAAACAAAGAAGAAATTTTAGAATCCCTTTTGGCCCGAGAAAAGTCGATGTCGACCGGAATCGGAAGCGGCGTCGCGATTCCTCATTGTTCCGTCAATCTTGTCGACGAACTCAAATGTGTAATGGGCCTCAATCAAGAAGGTGTCGATTTTGATTCCATCGATCATCAACCGGTTCATATCTTTATTCTATTGATCGTTCCCAAGACGAAATTTCAAGAACACATCAAGACCCTCGCTCAAATCGCAAAAGCCCTAAACGTAAAAGAAGACAGAGAAAAATTGATTCGTTCTAGATCCTTTGAGGAAATTCAAAAAGCTTTTTCTCGGAATGTTTAA
- a CDS encoding DUF1292 domain-containing protein, giving the protein MQDLSQDDEFQEHEESGQETVQLLDEDGNSHSFIIAEALEIDENQYLLLTPVLEEDFDLVNLDVSFLRGEDDAGYFAVRLESDEFGEDCLIEVKDKRELEDILAELNVDIV; this is encoded by the coding sequence GTGCAAGATCTTTCTCAAGACGACGAATTTCAAGAACACGAAGAATCCGGTCAAGAAACGGTTCAGCTTTTGGATGAAGATGGAAATTCTCATTCTTTCATCATCGCGGAAGCTCTCGAGATCGATGAAAATCAATATCTTCTTCTGACTCCGGTCTTGGAAGAAGATTTCGATCTGGTCAATCTGGACGTGAGTTTTTTGAGAGGAGAAGACGACGCGGGTTACTTTGCGGTTCGTCTCGAGTCCGACGAATTCGGAGAAGACTGTTTGATCGAAGTAAAAGACAAACGCGAACTCGAAGACATTCTCGCCGAGTTGAACGTCGATATCGTTTAA
- a CDS encoding cellulose synthase family protein, with the protein MLTVVTVLFLAIYGIDIVALFFFGIHTYIMVYLYKKNHAYCESEPDRILDINDPNLPVVTVQLPIFNEFYVVDRLLETTVALKYPKDKLEIQLLDDSTDETVEKSRKLIAHYKSLGFDIHHLHRTGAERTGYKAGALEAGMKVARGQYIAIFDADFMPDPDFLIKTVPYFEDPQIGMVQVRWGHVNADYNVLTKAQSFGIDGHFMIEQVARNGSHLWMNFNGTAGIWKKDCIIDSGGWEHDTLTEDFDLSYRAEMKGWKFRYFKDIECKAEIPAMISAYKSQQFRWCKGSIQTAVKLLPRILRADLPWRIKSEAIVHLINYSVHPLMVINILFSAPLLLMDYWSGFSFYDLPIEILMGTAAILSVGSIGPMIFYAYSQKTLHKDWKRRMVYLPILIMIGTGIAIVNTRAWLEAILGIQSSFKRTPKLKIEKSTDVLKDRLKYTVPLDFHVVLEFMMGFYCLGTVILSFMLGKPQIVGFLVIYAIGFFYVGYLSLKEALWNLGASKEKSAEELPAQA; encoded by the coding sequence ATGCTGACCGTCGTAACTGTACTGTTTTTGGCCATTTATGGGATCGACATTGTCGCTCTCTTTTTCTTCGGGATTCATACCTATATCATGGTATATCTCTACAAAAAGAACCATGCATACTGCGAATCGGAACCGGATAGAATCCTCGACATAAACGATCCGAATCTTCCTGTCGTAACGGTTCAGCTTCCGATCTTCAACGAATTCTACGTTGTGGATCGTTTACTGGAAACCACCGTCGCACTCAAATATCCAAAAGATAAACTCGAGATTCAACTCCTCGATGATTCTACGGACGAGACGGTCGAAAAATCCAGAAAACTCATAGCGCACTATAAATCACTCGGCTTCGACATTCATCACCTCCACAGAACCGGAGCAGAACGTACCGGTTATAAGGCGGGAGCGCTCGAAGCGGGAATGAAAGTGGCTCGCGGTCAGTACATCGCTATCTTCGACGCCGACTTCATGCCGGACCCTGACTTCTTAATCAAAACCGTTCCTTATTTCGAAGATCCTCAAATCGGGATGGTTCAAGTTCGTTGGGGACATGTCAACGCGGACTACAACGTTCTTACCAAAGCTCAGTCTTTTGGAATCGACGGTCACTTCATGATCGAGCAGGTAGCTCGGAATGGTTCTCACCTTTGGATGAACTTCAATGGAACTGCGGGAATCTGGAAAAAAGATTGTATTATCGATTCCGGCGGATGGGAGCACGACACTCTCACGGAAGATTTTGATCTTTCTTACCGTGCAGAAATGAAAGGCTGGAAATTCCGTTATTTTAAAGATATCGAATGTAAGGCCGAAATCCCAGCGATGATCTCCGCTTACAAATCCCAACAGTTCCGTTGGTGTAAAGGATCGATTCAGACTGCGGTAAAACTTCTTCCAAGAATTCTCCGTGCGGACCTTCCTTGGAGAATCAAATCCGAGGCCATCGTTCACTTAATCAATTATTCGGTTCACCCTTTGATGGTGATCAATATTCTCTTTAGCGCACCGTTGCTTTTGATGGACTATTGGTCCGGATTCAGCTTCTACGATCTACCGATCGAGATTCTTATGGGAACCGCGGCGATTCTTTCCGTTGGATCGATCGGCCCGATGATCTTCTACGCATACTCTCAAAAAACTCTTCACAAAGATTGGAAGAGAAGAATGGTTTATCTCCCGATTCTCATCATGATCGGAACCGGAATTGCAATCGTAAACACCAGAGCTTGGCTCGAAGCCATTCTCGGGATTCAATCTTCTTTCAAACGCACTCCAAAACTCAAAATTGAGAAGAGCACCGACGTTCTGAAAGACAGACTGAAATACACAGTTCCTCTTGATTTTCACGTCGTTCTTGAATTCATGATGGGCTTTTACTGTTTAGGAACCGTAATCCTCTCCTTTATGCTCGGAAAACCGCAAATCGTGGGATTCCTGGTCATTTACGCGATTGGATTCTTCTACGTAGGATATCTCTCCTTGAAAGAAGCGCTCTGGAACTTGGGCGCTTCCAAAGAGAAATCCGCCGAAGAACTTCCGGCTCAAGCTTAA
- a CDS encoding oxidoreductase, translating to MKPSAFTLKPGLVHGKFSRKTVLEEPFTLFPEPGALYLKEFPTRVRAGEPLLKQSVGTLLSPVDGIASLIQGEHSTKIKIVQDGSFQLSNETQIDPSLKLEQALERMDELGLVSLDFADLTLSSLFKTFSSSLIVLSPYTKTQSVDFRKILLEEFKELHIQFLEYLGAWFPGAVVKDFVVSPVPFRKYEYPMGFPQYFLKKALSQKTFQKENTLYLGPETLYHLYRALFKKIPFIERHISIYYVGKNGGLKKEESPIKFRDGQSLSFLLLEKKKEYPNFTFNSFFDGGEFHSSSEEYYLDIYKHHSILFVAGKIREQKELPCTECGECTYNCPLECNPIALVTGQGKFSSNACIECGICTFLCPSGISLRDKIQKVKTDLKETANV from the coding sequence TTGAAGCCATCCGCTTTTACCCTCAAACCAGGATTGGTCCACGGAAAATTTTCCCGTAAGACCGTCCTGGAAGAACCCTTTACGCTTTTTCCCGAACCGGGAGCCCTCTATCTCAAAGAATTCCCCACCCGTGTACGCGCAGGCGAACCTCTTTTAAAACAATCCGTAGGAACCTTACTTTCTCCGGTGGACGGAATCGCGAGTTTGATCCAAGGCGAACATTCCACAAAGATCAAGATCGTACAAGACGGAAGTTTTCAGCTTTCAAACGAAACACAGATCGATCCTTCCCTCAAGTTGGAGCAGGCTCTCGAAAGAATGGACGAGCTTGGTTTGGTTTCTCTGGATTTTGCCGACCTCACTCTCTCTTCTCTTTTTAAAACGTTTAGTTCTTCTCTGATTGTCCTTTCTCCTTATACAAAAACACAATCTGTGGATTTTCGAAAAATTCTTCTGGAAGAATTCAAAGAATTGCATATTCAGTTTTTAGAATATCTTGGCGCTTGGTTTCCCGGCGCGGTCGTCAAGGACTTTGTCGTCAGCCCGGTTCCGTTTCGAAAATACGAATATCCGATGGGATTTCCTCAGTATTTTTTAAAAAAGGCCCTTTCTCAAAAAACATTCCAAAAAGAGAATACTCTCTATCTCGGTCCGGAAACCTTATATCACTTATACCGCGCCCTTTTTAAAAAGATTCCGTTTATTGAAAGACATATCAGCATCTACTACGTCGGCAAAAACGGCGGACTCAAAAAAGAAGAATCTCCGATCAAGTTCAGAGACGGACAGAGTCTTAGTTTTCTTCTTTTGGAAAAAAAGAAAGAATACCCGAACTTTACGTTCAATTCTTTCTTTGACGGGGGAGAATTTCATTCTTCCTCCGAGGAATATTATTTAGATATTTATAAACATCATTCGATTCTTTTTGTGGCCGGAAAGATCAGAGAACAAAAAGAACTTCCCTGTACGGAATGCGGAGAATGCACATACAACTGTCCTCTCGAATGTAACCCGATCGCTCTCGTTACGGGGCAGGGAAAGTTTTCGTCTAACGCGTGTATCGAATGTGGTATCTGCACATTCTTATGTCCTTCGGGGATTTCTCTTCGGGATAAAATTCAAAAAGTAAAAACGGATTTGAAGGAGACGGCAAATGTCTGA
- a CDS encoding STAS domain-containing protein — translation MEINHRKSGETNIVSLSGSLDIYTSIDLKTFFETNVNKENKNVVVNLEKLNYIDSSGIGMLIKQLNYVQDLNGSFFIANMKPAIEKVFKVAGLTSYFKTISPAEFTTNFP, via the coding sequence ATGGAAATCAATCACAGAAAGTCAGGAGAAACAAACATAGTAAGTCTTTCGGGCAGTCTGGACATATACACATCGATCGATCTCAAAACGTTCTTCGAAACGAACGTAAACAAAGAAAATAAAAACGTAGTCGTAAATCTTGAAAAGCTGAATTACATCGATTCTTCCGGAATCGGAATGTTGATCAAACAGCTAAACTACGTACAAGACCTCAACGGATCTTTTTTTATCGCGAATATGAAACCTGCGATCGAAAAAGTCTTCAAAGTGGCGGGACTTACTTCTTACTTTAAGACAATCAGCCCTGCAGAATTCACGACCAACTTCCCATAA
- the eat gene encoding ethanolamine permease codes for MDSFPMSSSLQKVLGPFHLWGISVGLVISGDYFGWNLGWAHANFWEFLTAVSIIAIFYSTFSLCFTELATSIPHAGGPSAYAHVALGPVGGLVAGFFTLVEFVLAPPAIASALGGYFHFLFPLISEGWASNGFFLVLLGINLLGIKQTARFELFVTLTAVFGLLFYFILIFPHFDLAKITANSSFSFWNLFPALPYAIWFFLAVEGVAMAAEEVKNPERDIPRGYLSGIGTLVLLAFGVLFGTAGVISTNEVSKLDYPLSFTLGNLYGSSSWTTLFFTGIGLFGLIASLLGIILGYSRQIYALSKEGFLPKIFSRLSSKTKAPSFAILCGGLVGLVSLQFGNTGELITLSAFGACGMYCVSMISFFVLRIQNPEQKKPYRAPFYPFLPAFSLVLSFVCFITLAVYNTFLFLILQGGLTLSFLLYFGSKGFDLRRIPHSSLAPEKEEAPLSRGDTDF; via the coding sequence ATGGATTCTTTCCCCATGTCTTCTTCTTTGCAAAAAGTTCTCGGACCTTTTCACCTCTGGGGAATTTCTGTCGGGCTCGTCATTTCGGGCGATTATTTTGGATGGAATCTGGGTTGGGCTCACGCGAATTTCTGGGAATTTTTGACTGCGGTTTCCATCATCGCGATTTTCTATTCTACTTTCTCGCTTTGTTTTACGGAACTCGCGACTTCGATTCCTCACGCGGGAGGACCTTCCGCTTACGCACACGTCGCGCTCGGTCCGGTGGGCGGCCTAGTCGCCGGATTTTTTACTCTCGTAGAATTTGTCTTGGCTCCTCCGGCCATCGCCTCCGCGCTCGGAGGTTACTTTCATTTTTTATTTCCCCTTATCAGCGAAGGATGGGCATCCAACGGTTTTTTTCTCGTTCTCCTCGGGATCAATCTCTTAGGAATCAAACAGACCGCGAGATTCGAGCTCTTCGTGACTTTAACCGCGGTCTTCGGGCTTCTTTTTTATTTTATTCTTATCTTTCCTCATTTCGATTTAGCAAAGATCACCGCAAATTCTTCTTTTTCTTTTTGGAATCTTTTTCCGGCGCTTCCCTATGCGATCTGGTTTTTTCTCGCGGTGGAAGGAGTTGCAATGGCCGCGGAGGAAGTGAAGAATCCGGAAAGGGATATTCCCAGAGGTTATCTCTCCGGAATCGGAACCCTGGTCCTTTTGGCATTTGGAGTTTTATTCGGAACCGCGGGTGTGATCTCAACGAACGAAGTTTCTAAGTTGGATTATCCTCTTTCTTTTACATTAGGAAATCTTTATGGATCTTCTTCCTGGACGACCTTGTTCTTTACCGGAATCGGGCTTTTCGGTCTCATCGCGTCCTTGCTCGGAATCATCCTCGGCTATTCCAGACAAATCTACGCGCTCTCAAAGGAAGGTTTTCTTCCTAAGATTTTCTCTCGTCTGAGTTCAAAGACAAAGGCTCCGAGTTTTGCAATTCTCTGCGGAGGATTGGTCGGTCTTGTTTCTCTTCAATTTGGTAATACGGGAGAATTGATCACGCTCTCCGCTTTTGGCGCCTGCGGAATGTACTGCGTCAGTATGATTTCCTTTTTTGTCTTGAGAATTCAAAACCCGGAACAAAAGAAACCCTATCGCGCTCCTTTTTATCCTTTTCTTCCGGCGTTTTCCCTCGTCTTGAGTTTTGTTTGCTTTATCACATTAGCTGTTTATAATACGTTTTTATTCCTTATTCTTCAGGGAGGATTGACTCTTTCTTTCCTTTTGTATTTCGGAAGTAAGGGTTTTGATCTGAGAAGAATTCCTCATTCCTCTCTCGCTCCGGAAAAGGAAGAAGCTCCGCTTTCTCGAGGAGATACGGATTTTTAA
- a CDS encoding type I phosphomannose isomerase catalytic subunit, producing MQKLIRFYPIYKERIWGGRKLGNYPGRSIPEGNIGESWEISDYGNDVSVISNGFLKGKSFREAYQENTNAILGKSFQGKPFPLLIKLIDAKEKLSVQVHPDDAYAEKYDPQNAGKKEAWTVLQAEPGSKLVCGFSNTTSREEFQSLVEANRAEEILREITVKEGDSFLLNPGRIHAIGAGILLMEVQQSSDSTYRVYDYGRPRELHLKKALDVLDYDGPSEKDILKPEAKSWEDGKRFRLTANDKFLMETLEVSGEGKTFQIPNLYKESVFQILIVLQGKIKIEGEELSEGDTAFLTASGLEEGISAINLGAFAKLSVSGPGSDWGIYKD from the coding sequence ATGCAAAAGTTGATCCGATTTTATCCGATCTACAAAGAAAGAATTTGGGGTGGAAGAAAACTCGGAAATTATCCTGGAAGATCCATCCCCGAAGGAAACATCGGAGAATCCTGGGAAATTTCGGACTACGGGAACGACGTTTCCGTGATCAGCAACGGCTTCTTAAAAGGAAAATCCTTTCGAGAAGCGTATCAAGAAAATACAAATGCAATTTTAGGTAAATCATTTCAAGGAAAACCGTTCCCTCTTCTTATCAAACTCATAGACGCGAAGGAAAAACTTTCGGTGCAAGTTCATCCCGACGACGCCTACGCGGAAAAATACGATCCGCAAAACGCGGGTAAAAAAGAGGCGTGGACCGTTTTACAAGCGGAACCCGGTTCCAAACTCGTATGCGGTTTTTCGAATACAACAAGCAGAGAAGAATTTCAATCCCTCGTGGAAGCGAATCGCGCTGAGGAAATTCTCAGAGAAATTACCGTGAAAGAAGGGGATTCTTTTCTTCTCAATCCGGGAAGGATCCACGCGATCGGAGCCGGAATTCTTTTGATGGAAGTGCAACAATCCTCGGATTCCACTTACAGGGTCTATGACTACGGAAGACCGAGAGAACTTCATCTCAAAAAGGCTTTGGACGTTCTGGACTACGACGGCCCTTCGGAAAAAGACATTCTTAAACCCGAAGCCAAATCCTGGGAAGACGGAAAGAGATTTCGTCTAACGGCAAACGATAAATTCTTAATGGAAACTTTGGAAGTTTCCGGAGAAGGAAAAACTTTTCAAATCCCGAACTTGTACAAAGAATCCGTCTTTCAGATTTTGATCGTCCTTCAGGGAAAAATCAAAATCGAAGGAGAGGAACTTTCCGAAGGAGATACTGCGTTTTTGACGGCTTCCGGTTTGGAAGAAGGAATTTCCGCAATCAATTTGGGAGCTTTCGCAAAACTCTCAGTCTCCGGTCCCGGTTCCGATTGGGGAATCTACAAAGATTAG
- a CDS encoding LIC_12936 family protein — MKGTLLYFLILICAFGGISGQEFEPDGKVKILPYEPGQVKDLELLGKDIAEFHKRIESRLAFLNRRKQIQDNLYSQFIPAYEDQIPQTRNRYMLDLRFVLKVSGAGAQNSPIKLESIIFWSRKSLISKMRPQYEEISILKNDKVNTEGSDSIELVVKKKTDAGTKEAVYNVATIREPAQRVKLVRIYRTNLIEIIRRIDKYVEGNIKTSAEDVETTLREVENGGPYQENLPKD; from the coding sequence ATGAAAGGCACATTACTTTATTTCCTCATTTTAATTTGCGCATTTGGCGGTATTTCGGGCCAGGAGTTCGAGCCGGACGGAAAAGTAAAAATTCTTCCTTACGAACCGGGTCAAGTAAAAGACCTGGAACTCTTAGGAAAGGATATCGCCGAGTTTCACAAAAGGATCGAAAGTCGTCTTGCGTTCTTAAATCGCAGGAAACAGATCCAAGACAATCTCTACAGTCAATTTATTCCCGCATACGAGGATCAAATTCCTCAAACCAGAAATCGTTATATGCTCGATCTTCGTTTTGTTTTGAAGGTTTCGGGCGCGGGCGCGCAGAATTCTCCGATTAAATTGGAATCGATCATTTTTTGGAGTAGGAAATCATTAATTTCCAAGATGCGCCCTCAATACGAGGAAATCAGCATTCTTAAAAACGATAAGGTAAACACGGAAGGTTCGGATTCCATCGAATTGGTAGTGAAGAAAAAAACGGACGCAGGAACCAAAGAAGCGGTGTATAATGTCGCTACGATTCGGGAACCCGCGCAAAGAGTAAAACTCGTTCGTATTTACAGAACGAACCTCATCGAAATTATTCGTAGAATCGATAAGTATGTGGAAGGAAATATCAAGACCAGCGCGGAAGACGTGGAAACCACCCTTCGAGAAGTCGAGAACGGTGGGCCGTATCAGGAGAATCTTCCAAAGGATTGA
- a CDS encoding ABC transporter permease has product MQGEISRFFLFLVALIFFSVLFGHLRSLNKEYLYADSSFSKEESFLEQKTFPSQILSFVKGILTLQSGKTASGESVWKHISSRVLPTLHLAIFSVGWGSFFAIALALWGGRTEENSSKKFFLFLSNLILSTPVFVVGVVLLLIFFVQLEWLPPGGYESWNTTYVILPGIALGSRVWARIYQFALNLTESELKSPYAKVLRARGYSKNRILWNHILLKILPFLVVLILLDFSSLLSGAMIVEEIFFFPGIGKSMYYAIQTMDAELLSALLFYSGLTFYIFSRISLRFQENLTGKESLS; this is encoded by the coding sequence GTGCAGGGAGAAATCTCTAGGTTCTTTTTATTTCTTGTCGCTCTGATTTTTTTTTCCGTTCTTTTCGGTCATCTTCGTTCCCTCAATAAAGAATACCTTTATGCTGATTCTTCTTTTTCTAAAGAAGAATCGTTCCTGGAACAGAAAACTTTTCCTTCCCAGATCCTTTCTTTTGTGAAAGGAATTCTTACCTTACAATCCGGAAAGACCGCTTCGGGAGAATCCGTTTGGAAACATATTTCTTCTCGAGTACTTCCGACCTTGCATCTCGCGATCTTTTCCGTCGGTTGGGGAAGTTTTTTTGCGATCGCTCTTGCTCTTTGGGGCGGAAGAACGGAAGAGAATTCATCGAAGAAGTTCTTTCTGTTTTTGAGTAATCTTATCTTATCCACGCCGGTCTTTGTCGTCGGCGTGGTTTTACTTTTGATCTTTTTTGTTCAATTAGAATGGCTTCCTCCCGGCGGCTACGAGTCTTGGAACACGACCTATGTGATTCTTCCGGGAATCGCGTTGGGTTCCAGAGTTTGGGCCCGAATTTATCAATTCGCGTTGAATCTCACCGAATCCGAATTAAAATCACCTTACGCCAAGGTTTTGCGTGCGAGAGGATATTCTAAAAATAGAATATTATGGAATCATATTTTATTAAAGATTCTTCCGTTTTTGGTCGTTTTAATTTTACTCGACTTTAGCTCCCTTCTCTCGGGGGCGATGATCGTGGAAGAGATCTTTTTCTTTCCCGGGATCGGAAAATCTATGTACTACGCGATTCAGACGATGGACGCCGAACTTTTGAGCGCACTCCTGTTTTACAGCGGTCTTACGTTTTATATTTTCAGTAGAATCTCTCTTCGGTTTCAAGAGAATCTCACCGGAAAGGAAAGTCTCTCTTGA
- a CDS encoding LIC10729 family protein: MFFYRLVFFSLCLTFTSTGFLQPEENPKFKKFINFDHQGEEGAPLQTEDFRTYAELSTWAIHNGLQLVRDRSDFAPGAGTGKLQNGLCRMIPEEGLRFYLTADPSRNEPLYVQLDLTQFTYTEKPKGLKPRDLRIFVNGVLKATIVFPGNSSSYSSQFPVRFRVDPGELIEGRLDFRLVPNAGELGRFWGIWDVFYHYHAP, from the coding sequence ATGTTTTTCTACCGCTTAGTATTCTTTTCTCTCTGTTTAACTTTTACCAGTACGGGGTTTCTCCAGCCGGAAGAAAATCCGAAATTTAAAAAATTCATCAACTTCGATCATCAGGGGGAAGAGGGCGCGCCTCTTCAAACGGAAGATTTTCGAACTTACGCCGAACTTTCCACTTGGGCGATTCACAACGGTCTCCAATTGGTCCGGGACCGTTCCGACTTTGCTCCCGGCGCCGGAACCGGAAAACTTCAAAACGGACTCTGTAGAATGATTCCGGAAGAAGGACTTCGTTTTTATCTCACCGCGGATCCTTCTCGAAACGAACCCCTCTACGTTCAATTGGACCTAACGCAGTTTACATATACCGAAAAACCCAAAGGGCTCAAACCCCGTGATCTGAGAATTTTTGTGAACGGCGTCTTAAAGGCGACGATTGTGTTTCCCGGAAATTCTTCTTCGTATTCTTCCCAGTTTCCCGTTCGTTTTCGCGTGGATCCTGGAGAATTGATCGAAGGTCGATTGGACTTTCGTCTCGTTCCAAACGCCGGCGAGCTGGGTCGTTTCTGGGGAATCTGGGACGTTTTCTATCACTACCACGCGCCGTAA
- a CDS encoding motility protein A, with amino-acid sequence MNPTLVGLSVAFLSVLIAILLEGAHFLSFLKISALLLIIGGTAGATFASFSLEQMKDLLLNLQAAVFPRRKLPLGELFLDFAERARKNGLLSLEDNLKSIQDPFLQRGVQLIVDGTDPRAVEEILFESAIAMEDKEANSAKILETAGGFSPTVGIIGTVMGLVGVLENLGGGTRALGEGIATAFIATFYGIAFANLIFFPLANRIKAWSKEQSDRRQAIIRGVIALQSGDNRRILMERMMPFIG; translated from the coding sequence ATGAATCCTACTCTCGTTGGTCTCTCCGTCGCATTCTTATCCGTCCTGATAGCGATTCTTCTGGAAGGTGCGCACTTCCTCTCTTTTCTCAAAATCTCCGCGCTCCTCTTGATCATCGGCGGCACTGCGGGCGCGACCTTCGCGAGTTTTTCCTTGGAGCAAATGAAGGACCTCCTCTTAAATCTCCAGGCGGCCGTTTTCCCAAGACGCAAACTTCCTCTCGGAGAACTCTTTCTTGATTTTGCGGAACGCGCTCGTAAGAACGGGCTCCTCTCTCTGGAAGACAATCTCAAGTCCATCCAAGATCCTTTTCTCCAGAGAGGAGTTCAACTCATCGTGGACGGAACCGACCCTCGCGCCGTGGAAGAAATTCTTTTTGAATCCGCAATCGCTATGGAAGACAAGGAAGCAAACTCCGCGAAGATCTTAGAAACCGCAGGCGGTTTTTCTCCTACGGTAGGAATCATCGGAACCGTCATGGGACTCGTCGGGGTTCTTGAGAATTTAGGCGGCGGGACCCGCGCTCTTGGAGAAGGAATCGCAACCGCTTTTATCGCGACCTTCTATGGAATCGCTTTTGCCAACCTCATCTTCTTTCCTCTCGCAAATCGTATCAAGGCTTGGTCCAAAGAACAATCGGACAGAAGACAAGCGATCATCCGAGGAGTCATTGCTCTTCAGAGCGGGGACAACCGCCGAATTCTTATGGAAAGAATGATGCCTTTTATCGGTTGA